The Pseudoxanthomonas suwonensis sequence CGCTTGACTGCGCAAGAGGCATTCGCGAATCCAAGATCGCGCCCGGCATTGCGCGTGTCCTGGCGCCGGTACGGCGCAGCCGACGAGGCACTCAGCCCTCGTCCGCCCGAAGCCAACCAACCTTCCGAAGGCAAGAGCCATGCCACCGAATGCATCGCTGTCCCTCGTGCTGGCGCGATGGGCGATAATCGGCGCATGAATGCACACGCCCCCACCGATCCACTGGTCATCGCCGGGAGGACCTATTCCTCGCGGCTGCTGACCGGCACCGGCAAGTTCAAGGATATGGAAGAGACCCGGCTGGCCACCGAAGCCGCAGGCGCGCAGATCGTCACCGTGGCCATCCGCCGCAGCAACATCGGCCAGAACCCCGGCGAGCCCAACCTGCTCGACGTGTTGCCGCCGGAGCGCTACACGATCCTGCCCAACACCGCCGGCTGCTACACCGCCGAGGACGCGGTGCGCACCTGCCGCCTGGCGCGCGAGTTGCTCGACGGCCACACCTTGGTGAAGCTCGAAGTGCTGGGTGACCAGCGCACCCTGTACCCGGACGTGGTGCAGACGCTCAAGGCCGCCGAACTGCTGGTGGCCGACGGCTTCGACGTGATGGTCTACACCAGCGACGACCCGATCCTGGCCCGCCAGCTCGAGCAGATCGGCTGCTGCGCGGTGATGCCGCTGGCCGCGCCGATCGGCTCGGGCCTGGGCATCCAGAACCGCTACACGCTGCTGGAGATCATCGAGAACGCCAAGGTTCCGGTGCTGGTTGACGCCGGCGTGGGCACCGCCTCCGACGCGGCCATCGCCATGGAGCTGGGCTGCGACGGCGTGCTGATGAACACCGCCATCGCCGGCGCCAGGGACCCGGTGCTGATGGCCAGCGCCATGCGCAAGGCGGTCGAGGCCGGGCGCGAGGCGTTCCTGGCCGGGCGCATCCCGCGCAAGCGCTACGCCAGCGCGTCCTCGCCGGTGGACGGGCTGATCGCCTGACGATGACCGACCCGTTCGCCAGCGACGGGGCCAAGGCCCCGCCCAAGCCCTACACCGCCAGCGAAGGCCGCCGCGAGATCCGCAGCTTCGTCCTGCGCCAGGGCCGCTTCACCCCGGCCCAGCAGCGCGCCTTCGACGAGGCCTGGCCGCGTTTCGGCCTGGACTACGCCGGCGCCCCGCGCGACCTCGATGCCGCCTTCGGCCGCGCCGCGCCGAAGGTGCTGGAGATCGGCTTCGGCAACGGCGAGGCGCTGCGCTTCGCCGCGCGCCAGGATCCGGCGCGCGACTACATCGGCCTGGAGGTCCACGCCCCCGGCGTAGGCCGGCTGCTCAACGCCCTGGCCGCCGACGGCAGCGACCACGTGCGCGTGTACCACCACGACGCGGTCGAGGTGCTGCGGCACGAGATCGCCGACGGCGCCCTGGACGAAATCCGGATCTACTTCCCCGACCCCTGGCACAAGAAGCGCCACAACAAGCGCCGCCTGGTGCAGCCGGAGTTCGCCGCGCTGCTGGTGCGCAAGCTGCGCCCCGGCGGGCGCCTGCACCTGGCCACCGACTGGGAGCCCTATGCCGAGCACATGTGGGACGTGCTCGAGGCCACGCCGGGGCTGGCCAACCACGCCGGCCCGCGCGGCCACGTGCCGCGCCCGGAATGGCGGCCGGAGACCCACTTCGAGCGCCGCGGCGTGAAACTGGGCCACGGCGTCTGGGACCTGCTCTACGACCGGATCGACGACCACGCCGCGGCAACGGCGCTAAACTCGCCGGCAACATGAGCGTCGCGCCGCCGCCCGAACCCGAACCCGCCGCCACCGGCCGCGCACGCCGCTCCGCCTACGCCTCGCCATAAGGACCCCGGCGCGCAATGGAATCCGGCCTGACCCTGACCAACGACATGCGCCTGGTGCTCGGGCTGGTCGGGTTCACGATGGCCATGTTCCTGTTCGAGCGCATCCGCGCCGACCTGGTCGCGCTGGTGGTGCTGGTGGTGCTGGGCATCACCGGGCTGATCGCGCCGGAGGAGATCTTCAGCGGCTTCTCCGGCAACGCGGTGATGAGCATCATCGCCACCATGATCCTGGGCGCCGGGCTGGACCGCACCGGCGCGCTCAACCGCCTGGCCGGCTGGCTGCTGCGCCGCGGCCACGGCAAGGAGCAGCGCCTGCTGGCCCTGACCGGCCTGATCGCCGGCCTGAACTCGTCCTTCATGCAGAACCCGTCGGTGATGGCGCTGTACCTGCCGGTGGCCGCGCGGCTGTCCTCGCGCAGCGGCCTGGCGATGTCGCGGCTGCTGCTGCCGCTGGCCGCGGCGATCGTGATGGGCGCGGCGCTGACCATGGTCGGCAACTCGCCACTGATCCTGCTCAACGACCTGCTGCTCTCGGCCAACAACAACCTGCCCTCGGGCATGGCCACGCTCGAGCAGCTGCCGATGTTCGCGCCGGCGCCGGTGGGCGTGGTGCTGCTGGCCGCCGCGCTGCTGTACTTCCGCTTCTACGGCAACCGCAAGCTGGCCGAACTGGAGGACGGCGGCGGCGAGAACCCGACCCCGGCCAGCACCGAGAGCTACTTCGCCCGCACCTACGGCATCGAGGGCGACGTGTTCGAGCTGG is a genomic window containing:
- the trmB gene encoding tRNA (guanosine(46)-N7)-methyltransferase TrmB, coding for MTDPFASDGAKAPPKPYTASEGRREIRSFVLRQGRFTPAQQRAFDEAWPRFGLDYAGAPRDLDAAFGRAAPKVLEIGFGNGEALRFAARQDPARDYIGLEVHAPGVGRLLNALAADGSDHVRVYHHDAVEVLRHEIADGALDEIRIYFPDPWHKKRHNKRRLVQPEFAALLVRKLRPGGRLHLATDWEPYAEHMWDVLEATPGLANHAGPRGHVPRPEWRPETHFERRGVKLGHGVWDLLYDRIDDHAAATALNSPAT
- a CDS encoding thiazole synthase, with the translated sequence MNAHAPTDPLVIAGRTYSSRLLTGTGKFKDMEETRLATEAAGAQIVTVAIRRSNIGQNPGEPNLLDVLPPERYTILPNTAGCYTAEDAVRTCRLARELLDGHTLVKLEVLGDQRTLYPDVVQTLKAAELLVADGFDVMVYTSDDPILARQLEQIGCCAVMPLAAPIGSGLGIQNRYTLLEIIENAKVPVLVDAGVGTASDAAIAMELGCDGVLMNTAIAGARDPVLMASAMRKAVEAGREAFLAGRIPRKRYASASSPVDGLIA